The Brassica napus cultivar Da-Ae unplaced genomic scaffold, Da-Ae ScsIHWf_2953;HRSCAF=3739, whole genome shotgun sequence sequence agcatttattaagaaaaatagagaagCTTAATACAAAGGCGGAAAAAGAAATCATAATAACTTGGTCCCGGGCATCACGGGCGAACGACGGGAATTGAACCCGCGATGGTGAATTCACAATCCACTGCCTTAATCCACTTGGCTACATCCGCCCCTACTCTACTATACATCATATCTTGTTTGTATTGTCTAAAATAAACACGcagcaatattttttttatcaaaaaaaattataaattataatagtatttttttctattttatttttatatataatagaaaaaattatataaaaaaaatgatttgttccGTTTTATAGAAAAAACGAGCGATATAAGCCTTCAAAAGAAGGCTTATATCGCTcgtttttaatattactaaactaGGTCTAGACTAACACTAAAGAATTATCCATTTATAGATGGAGCCTCAACAGCAGCTAGGTCTAGAGGGAAGTTGTGAGCATTACGTTCATGCATAACTTCCATACCAAGGTTAGCACGGTTAATAATATCAGCCCAAGTATTAATAACACGTCCTTGACTATCAACTACTGATTGGTTGAAATTGAAACCATTTAGGTTGAAAGCCATAGTACTAATACCTAAAGCAGTAAACCAAATACCTACTACCGGCCAAGCCGCTAAGAAGAAATGTAAAGAACGAGAATTGTTGAAACTAGCATATTGGAAGATCAATCGGCCAAAATAACCGTGAGCAGCTACAATGTtgtaagtttcttcttcttgaccgAATCTGTAACCTTCATTAGCAGATTCATTTTCTGTGGTTTCCCTGATCAAACTAGAAGTTACCAAAGAACCATGCATAGCACTAAATAGGGAGCCGCCGAATACACCAGCTACACCTAACATGTGAAATGGGTGCATAAGAATGTTGTGCTCAGCCTGGAATACAATCATAAAGTTGAAAGTACCAGAGATTCCTAGAGGCATACCATCAGAAAAACTTCCTTGACCAATTGGGTAGATCAAGAAAACAGCAGTAGCAGCTGCAACAGGAGCTGAATATGCAACAGCAATCCAAGGACGCATACCCAGACGGAAACTAAGTTCCCACTCACGACCCATATAACAAGCTAC is a genomic window containing:
- the LOC125602694 gene encoding photosystem II protein D1, which encodes MTAILERRESESLWGRFCNWITSTENRLYIGWFGVLMIPTLLTATSVFIIAFIAAPPVDIDGIREPVSGSLLYGNNIISGAIIPTSAAIGLHFYPIWEAASVDEWLYNGGPYELIVLHFLLGVACYMGREWELSFRLGMRPWIAVAYSAPVAAATAVFLIYPIGQGSFSDGMPLGISGTFNFMIVFQAEHNILMHPFHMLGVAGVFGGSLFSAMHGSLVTSSLIRETTENESANEGYRFGQEEETYNIVAAHGYFGRLIFQYASFNNSRSLHFFLAAWPVVGIWFTALGISTMAFNLNGFNFNQSVVDSQGRVINTWADIINRANLGMEVMHERNAHNFPLDLAAVEAPSING